The following are encoded together in the bacterium genome:
- a CDS encoding YebC/PmpR family DNA-binding transcriptional regulator yields MSGHSKWSTIKRKKGAIDAARGRIFTKLIKEITVAARAGGGDP; encoded by the coding sequence ATGTCGGGTCACTCCAAATGGTCAACCATTAAGCGCAAGAAGGGCGCGATCGACGCCGCCCGCGGGCGCATTTTCACCAAACTGATCAAGGAAATCACGGTCGCGGCGCGTGCCGGCGGGGGAGACCCC
- a CDS encoding outer membrane beta-barrel protein, translating into MNRQFLVILLVAVIAGTACAAVAQAEVKKGEIMFGPYGLFYLPTDDYPSPVMDDVPYVDVGSDIEPGPGLAGAIDRMLTDRLSVGGEFKVYFGSFDESVLQDFLDFHSAPYEGLDEAELTWRTVHFGARARYFLQPERGINPFLQGGAGLYVSKLKAEFRQLRSSGTTNDYARSESFTDLGVSIGPGVLVRVSPTVRLSLEATFNNVFTAERNVRYLSASAGLIFSVTPE; encoded by the coding sequence GTGAACAGACAGTTTCTGGTCATTCTGTTGGTCGCGGTGATTGCGGGCACTGCCTGCGCCGCCGTGGCGCAGGCCGAAGTCAAGAAGGGCGAGATCATGTTCGGGCCGTATGGGCTCTTCTACCTGCCCACCGACGATTACCCGTCGCCGGTGATGGACGATGTCCCGTATGTCGACGTGGGCTCCGACATCGAGCCCGGCCCCGGCCTGGCCGGCGCCATCGACCGGATGCTCACCGACCGTCTCTCGGTCGGCGGCGAGTTCAAAGTCTACTTCGGCAGCTTCGATGAGTCGGTCCTGCAGGACTTCCTCGATTTCCACTCGGCCCCTTACGAGGGCCTCGACGAGGCCGAGCTGACCTGGCGCACGGTGCACTTCGGCGCGCGGGCGCGTTACTTCCTCCAGCCGGAACGCGGCATCAATCCGTTCCTGCAGGGGGGCGCCGGGCTGTATGTCAGCAAGCTCAAGGCGGAATTTCGCCAGCTCCGCAGCAGCGGCACCACCAACGACTATGCCCGCTCGGAATCGTTCACCGATCTCGGCGTGTCCATCGGCCCCGGAGTGCTGGTGCGTGTCTCCCCAACCGTGCGGCTGTCGTTGGAGGCGACCTTCAACAATGTCTTCACCGCCGAACGCAACGTGCGCTACCTGTCGGCGTCGGCGGGCCTGATCTTCAGCGTCACACCGGAGTGA
- the fusA gene encoding elongation factor G — protein sequence MREFTTDNIRNLGLVAHGGTGKTSLAEAMLFTMGAVSRMGRVEEGNTTTDYSDEEIARKMSLSLALAHIDMKGKKFNIVDTPGYADFHGEVVGALRVVDTVVVLLNAPSGVEVGAEHTMQMLDETTLPRLFFINKMDKEHASFQKCVDALIERYGVRAVPVQWPIGEAAGFKGIVDLIRQKAYKFDAKGEALEMPFPDELKATVAEWRGKITEAAAEASDELMEKFFGSGELSEQEIHDGLASGIAQGKVFPILCGVAITAAGVRPLLEFIDQYCPSPAQRPPVTGTDPDHGDATVERKCSPDEPFSALVFKTVSEAHLGDLSLVRVYSGQLKHGDDVNNSTRGHDERIGQIYVLNGKNRAEIGVLTAGDIGAIVKLKNTHTGDTLCDRKAKIVLPPIAFPEPILDMAIKAASKGDEEKVGQALARLHEEDPTFSHKVMPDIHQTIINGQGELQFDVVVSKLKKRFGVEVTLEKPRIPYRETITTKAEVEYKHKKQTGGRGQYGHVLLRLEPLKRGEGFEFVDEITGGVIPSKFIPSVEKGVVEAMLEGGLSGHPVVDVRVAVFYGSYHDVDSSDMAFKIAGMMGFKEGFLKCHPVMLEPIYEVEITVPDDYTGDVMGDMSSRRGKILGMEPLGKWQRIRAQAPLAELYKYSTTLRSLTQGRGTYARKFSHYEEVPREVAGKVIEEAKAAKKAAEA from the coding sequence GTGAGGGAGTTTACCACCGACAACATTCGCAACCTCGGCCTCGTCGCGCACGGCGGCACCGGTAAGACCTCCCTGGCCGAGGCGATGCTTTTCACCATGGGTGCCGTCAGCCGGATGGGCCGCGTCGAAGAAGGGAACACCACCACCGACTACTCCGACGAGGAAATTGCCCGCAAGATGTCGCTGTCGCTGGCGTTGGCGCACATCGACATGAAGGGCAAGAAGTTCAACATCGTCGACACCCCCGGCTACGCCGACTTCCATGGCGAGGTCGTCGGCGCCCTGCGCGTGGTCGACACCGTCGTGGTGCTGCTCAATGCCCCCTCCGGCGTCGAAGTCGGCGCCGAGCACACCATGCAGATGCTCGATGAAACGACGCTCCCGCGGCTTTTCTTCATCAACAAAATGGACAAGGAGCATGCCAGCTTCCAGAAGTGCGTCGATGCCTTAATCGAGCGCTATGGCGTGCGCGCCGTGCCCGTGCAGTGGCCCATCGGCGAGGCCGCCGGCTTCAAGGGCATTGTCGATTTGATCCGCCAGAAGGCCTACAAGTTCGACGCCAAGGGGGAGGCCTTGGAAATGCCGTTCCCCGATGAGTTGAAAGCGACCGTCGCCGAGTGGCGCGGCAAGATCACCGAGGCGGCCGCCGAGGCCTCGGATGAGCTGATGGAAAAGTTCTTCGGCTCCGGCGAACTCTCCGAGCAGGAAATCCATGATGGCCTGGCCTCGGGCATCGCGCAAGGGAAGGTCTTCCCGATTCTCTGCGGCGTGGCCATCACCGCGGCCGGAGTGCGTCCGCTCCTGGAGTTCATCGACCAGTATTGCCCCTCGCCGGCGCAGCGTCCGCCGGTCACCGGGACCGATCCCGACCATGGCGATGCCACCGTCGAACGCAAATGCTCTCCCGATGAGCCGTTCTCGGCGCTGGTCTTCAAGACCGTCTCCGAAGCCCATCTGGGCGATCTCTCGCTGGTCCGTGTGTATTCCGGCCAGTTGAAGCATGGCGACGATGTCAACAACTCGACCCGCGGCCACGATGAACGCATCGGGCAGATCTATGTCCTCAACGGCAAGAACCGCGCCGAAATCGGCGTGCTGACCGCCGGCGACATCGGCGCGATCGTGAAACTGAAAAACACCCACACCGGCGACACCCTCTGCGATCGCAAGGCGAAGATCGTCCTGCCGCCGATCGCCTTCCCCGAACCGATCCTCGACATGGCCATCAAAGCCGCCTCCAAGGGCGACGAGGAAAAAGTCGGGCAGGCGCTGGCCCGGCTGCACGAGGAGGATCCGACCTTCTCGCACAAGGTGATGCCCGACATCCATCAGACCATCATCAACGGCCAGGGCGAGCTGCAGTTCGACGTTGTGGTGAGCAAACTGAAGAAACGCTTCGGGGTCGAAGTCACGCTGGAAAAGCCGCGCATCCCGTATCGCGAGACCATCACCACCAAGGCCGAAGTTGAATACAAACACAAAAAGCAGACCGGCGGACGCGGCCAGTATGGCCACGTGCTCCTGCGCCTGGAGCCGCTCAAGCGCGGCGAGGGATTCGAGTTCGTCGATGAGATCACCGGCGGCGTCATCCCCTCGAAGTTCATCCCCTCGGTGGAAAAGGGCGTGGTCGAGGCCATGCTGGAAGGCGGCCTCTCCGGCCACCCGGTTGTCGATGTCCGTGTGGCGGTCTTCTACGGATCCTACCACGATGTCGATTCGTCGGACATGGCCTTCAAGATCGCCGGCATGATGGGCTTCAAGGAGGGATTCCTGAAGTGCCATCCGGTGATGCTTGAGCCCATCTACGAAGTCGAAATCACCGTGCCCGATGACTACACCGGCGATGTCATGGGCGATATGTCCTCGCGGCGCGGCAAGATCCTCGGCATGGAACCGTTGGGCAAATGGCAGCGCATCCGCGCCCAGGCGCCGTTGGCCGAACTGTACAAATACTCAACCACTTTGCGTTCGCTCACCCAGGGACGCGGCACCTACGCGCGCAAATTCTCTCACTACGAGGAGGTGCCGCGCGAAGTGGCCGGAAAGGTGATCGAGGAGGCGAAGGCCGCCAAGAAGGCCGCCGAGGCCTGA
- a CDS encoding YafY family protein produces MARHDRLLHILSLLKTRRVVTVSELARECEVTTRTIYRDIDTISSANYPIYFDGGYRLLPTAALPPPQFTPEEQSLLQSALDSWPLANTPAYRATLRRIQAKIESWQEASPKPARPILHVRPRTSQDRVTDPRLFTALEQAIAASQRVEMKYDAITSGLSTRRVDPYLLVFRGRAFYLVGWCHSKNAVRLFRVGRIRSLKVTAESFVRDPALSAERLFRDSWEVYLGAPFEATVRLTGNAARIVAGARRHPSERFVQKDPRTLIYSVTVNSIEEFGRWVLGFGGEARVLAPDSLARWVKRHARGILAAYRSV; encoded by the coding sequence ATGGCCCGTCACGACCGTCTGCTGCACATCCTCTCGCTCCTGAAGACACGGCGCGTGGTCACCGTGTCCGAACTGGCGCGCGAGTGCGAAGTCACCACGCGCACGATCTACCGCGACATCGACACCATCTCGAGCGCGAATTACCCGATCTACTTCGACGGCGGTTACCGGCTGCTGCCGACCGCGGCGCTGCCGCCGCCGCAGTTTACCCCCGAGGAGCAATCGCTCCTGCAGTCGGCGCTGGACAGCTGGCCTCTGGCCAACACCCCGGCCTACCGGGCAACGCTCCGGCGCATCCAGGCCAAAATCGAAAGCTGGCAGGAGGCATCGCCGAAGCCGGCCCGCCCCATTCTCCATGTCCGTCCGCGCACCTCGCAGGACCGGGTCACCGACCCGCGCCTGTTCACCGCGCTCGAACAGGCGATTGCCGCCTCGCAGCGGGTGGAGATGAAGTATGACGCCATCACCTCCGGCCTGAGCACCCGGCGGGTCGATCCGTACCTGTTGGTCTTTCGCGGACGCGCCTTCTATCTGGTCGGCTGGTGCCATAGCAAGAACGCGGTCCGTCTGTTCCGCGTCGGACGCATCCGCTCCCTGAAGGTCACTGCGGAGTCCTTTGTCCGCGACCCGGCCCTGTCGGCCGAGCGGCTCTTCCGCGACAGTTGGGAAGTCTACCTCGGCGCCCCGTTTGAGGCGACCGTGCGGCTGACCGGCAATGCCGCGCGGATTGTTGCCGGCGCGCGACGTCACCCCTCCGAGCGATTCGTGCAGAAGGACCCGCGGACTTTGATCTATTCGGTCACCGTCAACTCGATCGAGGAGTTTGGCCGCTGGGTGCTGGGCTTCGGCGGCGAGGCGCGAGTCCTTGCTCCCGATTCGCTGGCGCGTTGGGTCAAGCGCCACGCCCGCGGCATCCTGGCCGCCTACCGCTCGGTCTGA